The Acinonyx jubatus isolate Ajub_Pintada_27869175 chromosome D1, VMU_Ajub_asm_v1.0, whole genome shotgun sequence genome includes a window with the following:
- the HYOU1 gene encoding hypoxia up-regulated protein 1 isoform X6, which translates to MAATIRRQRPRRLACWALMALLLADLLALSDTLAVMSVDLGSESMKVAIVKPGVPMEIVLNKESRRKTPVTVTLKENERFFGDSAASMAIKNPKATLRYFQHLLGKQEGNPHVALYRARFPEHELGFDPQRQTVHFQISPQLQFSPEEVLGMVLNYSRSLAEDFAEQPIKDAVITVPAFFNQAERRAVLQAARMAGLKVLQLINDNTATALSYGVFRRKDINTTAQNVMFYDMGSGSTVCTIVTYQTVKTKEAGMQPQLQIRGVGFDRTLGGLEMELRLREHLARLFNKQRKGQGAKDVRENPRAMAKLLREANRLKTVLSANADHMAQIEGLMDDVDFKAKVTRAEFEELCADLFERVPGPVQQALQSAEMNLDEVEQVILVGGATRVPKVQEVLLKAVGKEELGKNINADEAAAMGAVYQAAALSKAFKVKPFVVRDAVIYPILVEFTREVEEEPGVRSLKHNKRVLFSRMGPYPQRKVITFNRYNHDFNFHINYGDLGFLGPEDLRVFGSQNLTTVKLKGVGESFKKYPDYESKGIKAHFNLDESGVLSLLRVESVFETLVEDSPEEESTLTKLGNTISSLFGGGTTPDTKENGTDTVQEEEESPAEGSKDEPGEQAELKEEVEAPVEDTSPPPPTEPKEAAVPEEEKATEKENEEKPEAQKPSEKKEAGSEAAPPAPEEEKKQKPARKQRMVEEIGVELVVLDLPDLPEDELAHSVQKLQDLTSRDLEKQEREKAANSLEAFIFETQDKLYQPEYQEVSTEEQREEISGKLGAASAWLEDEGFGATTVMLKEKLTELRKLCHGLFFRVEERKKWPERLAALDNLLNHSSMFLKGARLIPEMEQIFTEVEMTTLEKVINETWAWKNATMAEQAKLPTTEKPVLLSKDIEAKMMALDREVQYLLNKAKFTKPRPRPKDKNATRAEPPLNASASDQAEKVIPPPGHTEDAKPISEPEKETGSEQADTEPLELEGPGAEPEQKEQPTGQKWTLKNDEL; encoded by the exons ATGGCAGCCACCATCAGGAGGCAGAGGCCGAGGAGGCTAGCCTGTTGGGCCTTGATGGCTCTGCTCTTGGCAGATCTGTTGGCACTGAGTG ACACGCTGGCAGTGATGTCTGTGGACCTGGGCAGCGAGTCCATGAAGGTGGCCATCGTCAAACCCGGAGTGCCCATGGAAATTGTCTTGAACAA GGAATCCCGGAGGAAAACCCCAGTGACTGTGaccctgaaagaaaatgaaagattctTTGGAGACAGTGCAGCAAGTATG GCCATCAAGAATCCAAAGGCGACACTGCGTTACTTCCAGCACCTCTtggggaagcaggagggaaaCCCCCATGTGGCCCTTTACAGAGCCCGTTTTCCAGAGCATGAGCTAGGCTTCGACCCACAGAGGCAGACTGTGCACTTCCAGATCAGTCC GCAGCTACAGTTCTCACCTGAGGAGGTACTTGGCATGGTTCTCAATTACTCACGTTCCCTGGCTGAAGATTTTGCAG AGCAGCCCATCAAGGATGCAGTGATCACCGTGCCAGCCTTCTTCAATCAGGCCGAGCGCCGAGCTGTGCTGCAGGCGGCTCGCATGGCTGGCCTCAAAGTGCTACAGCTCATCAATGACAACACCGCCACCGCCCTCAGCTACGGCGTCTTCCGCCGGAAAGATATCAACACCACTGCCCag AACGTCATGTTCTATGACATGGGCTCTGGCAGCACCGTGTGCACCATTGTCACCTACCAGACGGTGAAGACTAAGGAGGCGGGGATGCAGCCACAGCTGCAGATCCGGGGAGTGGG ATTTGACCGCACCCTGGGGGGCTTGGAGATGGAACTCCGGCTGCGTGAGCACCTGGCAAGGCTTTTCAACAAACAGCGGAAGGGCCAGGGAGCTAAGGATGTGCGGGAGAACCCCCGTGCCATGGCCAAGCTGCTACGGGAGGCGAATCGACTCAAAACCGTCCTGAGTGCCAACGCTGATCACATGGCACAG ATCGAGGGCCTGATGGATGATGTGGACTTCAAGGCGAAAGTGACCCGTGCGGAGTTTGAAGAGTTGTGTGCAGATTTATTTGAGCGGGTGCCCGGGCCTGTGCAGCAGGCCCTCCAGAGTGCCGAAATGAATTTG GATGAGGTTGAGCAGGTGATCCTGGTTGGTGGGGCCACTCGGGTCCCCAAAGTTCAGGAGGTGCTGTTGAAGGCTGTGGGCAA GGAGGAACTGGGGAAGAACATCAACGCAGACGAAGCAGCTGCTATGGGGGCTGTGTACCAGGCAGCCGCGCTCAGTAAAGCCTTCAAGGTGAAGCCGTTTGTAGTGCGAGATGCGGTGATCTACCCCATCCTG GTGGAGTTCAcgagggaggtggaggaggagccTGGGGTTCGCAGCCTGAAGCACAATAAGCGTGTTCTCTTCTCCCGAATGGGGCCCTACCCTCAACGCAAAGTCATCACCTTTAACCGCTACAACCATGACTTTAACTTCCACATCAACTATGGTGACCTGGGCTTCCTGGGGCCCGAGGATCTTCG GGTATTTGGCTCCCAGAATTTGACCACAGTGAAGCTGAAAGGTGTGGGTGAGAGCTTCAAGAAGTATCCCGACTACGAGTCTAAGGGCATCAAGGCTCACTTCAACCTGGATGAGAGTGGCGTGCTCAGCCTCCTCAGG GTGGAGTCTGTGTTTGAGACATTGGTGGAGGACAGCCCAGAGGAGGAATCTACCTTGACCA AACTTGGCAACACCATCTCCAGCCTGTTTGGAGGTGGTACCACACCAGACACTAAAGAGAATGGTACAGACACTGTCCAG gaggaagaggagagcccTGCTGAGGGGAGCAAGGATGAGCCTGGAGAGCAAGCGGAGCtcaaggaggaggtggaggcccCAGTGGAGGACACCTCGCCGCCCCCACCCACTGAGCCGAAGGAGGCTGCAGTTCCTGAGGAAGAAAAggccacagaaaaagaaaacgagGAAAAGCCTGAGGCCCAG AAGCCAAGTGAGAAAAAGGAGGCAGGGTCTGaggctgcccctccagccccagaggaagaaaagaagcagaagccTGCCCGGAAGCAAAGAATGGTAGAGGAGATTGGGGTGGAGCTGGTGGTTCTGGACCTGCCTGACTTGCCCGAGGATGAGCTGGCCCACTCAGTGCAAAA ACTTCAAGACTTGACGTCCCGAGACTTAGAGAAGCAGGAACGGGAAAAGGCTGCCAACAGCTTGGAAGCTTTTATCTTTGAGACCCAG GACAAACTGTACCAACCCGAGTACCAGGAAGTGTCCACAGAGGAGCAGCGCGAGGAGATCTCTGGGAAACTCGGCGCTGCCTCCGCCTGGCTGGAGGACGAGGGCTTTGGGGCCACCACAGTG ATGCTAAAGGAGAAGCTGACTGAGCTGAGGAAGCTATGCCACGGGTTGTTTTTTCGGGTAGAAGAGCGCAAGAAGTGGCCCGAACGGCTGGCTGCCCTTGATAATCTCCTCAACCATTCCAGCATGTTCCTCAA GGGCGCCCGGCTCATCCCAGAGATGGAGCAGATCTTCACTGAGGTGGAGATGACAACACTGGAGAAAGTCATCAACGAGACCTGG GCCTGGAAGAATGCGACCATGGCCGAGCAGGCCAAGCTTCCCACCACAGAGAAACCGGTGTTGCTCTCAAAAGACATCGAGGCCAAGATGATGGCCCTGGACCGTGAGGTGCAGTATCTGCTCAACAAGGCCAAGTTTACCAAGCCCCGGCCCCGACCCAAGGACAAGAATGCAACCCGGGCAGAGCCTCCCCTCAATGCCAGTGCCAGTGACCAAGCAGAGAAGGTCATCCCTCCACCAG GCCACACTGAAGATGCAAAGCCCATTTCAGAACCTGAGAAAGAGACTG GATCTGAACAGGCAGACACCGAACCTCTGGAGTTAGAAGGTCCTGGAGCAG AACCGGAACAGAAGGAGCAGCCGACAGGACAGAAGTGGACTTTGAAGAATGATGAATTATAA
- the HYOU1 gene encoding hypoxia up-regulated protein 1 isoform X5 — translation MAATIRRQRPRRLACWALMALLLADLLALSDTLAVMSVDLGSESMKVAIVKPGVPMEIVLNKESRRKTPVTVTLKENERFFGDSAASMAIKNPKATLRYFQHLLGKQEGNPHVALYRARFPEHELGFDPQRQTVHFQISPQLQFSPEEVLGMVLNYSRSLAEDFAEQPIKDAVITVPAFFNQAERRAVLQAARMAGLKVLQLINDNTATALSYGVFRRKDINTTAQNVMFYDMGSGSTVCTIVTYQTVKTKEAGMQPQLQIRGVGFDRTLGGLEMELRLREHLARLFNKQRKGQGAKDVRENPRAMAKLLREANRLKTVLSANADHMAQIEGLMDDVDFKAKVTRAEFEELCADLFERVPGPVQQALQSAEMNLDEVEQVILVGGATRVPKVQEVLLKAVGKEELGKNINADEAAAMGAVYQAAALSKAFKVKPFVVRDAVIYPILVEFTREVEEEPGVRSLKHNKRVLFSRMGPYPQRKVITFNRYNHDFNFHINYGDLGFLGPEDLRVFGSQNLTTVKLKGVGESFKKYPDYESKGIKAHFNLDESGVLSLLRVESVFETLVEDSPEEESTLTKLGNTISSLFGGGTTPDTKENGTDTVQEEEESPAEGSKDEPGEQAELKEEVEAPVEDTSPPPPTEPKEAAVPEEEKATEKENEEKPEAQKPSEKKEAGSEAAPPAPEEEKKQKPARKQRMVEEIGVELVVLDLPDLPEDELAHSVQKLQDLTSRDLEKQEREKAANSLEAFIFETQDKLYQPEYQEVSTEEQREEISGKLGAASAWLEDEGFGATTVMLKEKLTELRKLCHGLFFRVEERKKWPERLAALDNLLNHSSMFLKGARLIPEMEQIFTEVEMTTLEKVINETWAWKNATMAEQAKLPTTEKPVLLSKDIEAKMMALDREVQYLLNKAKFTKPRPRPKDKNATRAEPPLNASASDQAEKVIPPPGHTEDAKPISEPEKETGSEQADTEPLELEGPGAAEPEQKEQPTGQKWTLKNDEL, via the exons ATGGCAGCCACCATCAGGAGGCAGAGGCCGAGGAGGCTAGCCTGTTGGGCCTTGATGGCTCTGCTCTTGGCAGATCTGTTGGCACTGAGTG ACACGCTGGCAGTGATGTCTGTGGACCTGGGCAGCGAGTCCATGAAGGTGGCCATCGTCAAACCCGGAGTGCCCATGGAAATTGTCTTGAACAA GGAATCCCGGAGGAAAACCCCAGTGACTGTGaccctgaaagaaaatgaaagattctTTGGAGACAGTGCAGCAAGTATG GCCATCAAGAATCCAAAGGCGACACTGCGTTACTTCCAGCACCTCTtggggaagcaggagggaaaCCCCCATGTGGCCCTTTACAGAGCCCGTTTTCCAGAGCATGAGCTAGGCTTCGACCCACAGAGGCAGACTGTGCACTTCCAGATCAGTCC GCAGCTACAGTTCTCACCTGAGGAGGTACTTGGCATGGTTCTCAATTACTCACGTTCCCTGGCTGAAGATTTTGCAG AGCAGCCCATCAAGGATGCAGTGATCACCGTGCCAGCCTTCTTCAATCAGGCCGAGCGCCGAGCTGTGCTGCAGGCGGCTCGCATGGCTGGCCTCAAAGTGCTACAGCTCATCAATGACAACACCGCCACCGCCCTCAGCTACGGCGTCTTCCGCCGGAAAGATATCAACACCACTGCCCag AACGTCATGTTCTATGACATGGGCTCTGGCAGCACCGTGTGCACCATTGTCACCTACCAGACGGTGAAGACTAAGGAGGCGGGGATGCAGCCACAGCTGCAGATCCGGGGAGTGGG ATTTGACCGCACCCTGGGGGGCTTGGAGATGGAACTCCGGCTGCGTGAGCACCTGGCAAGGCTTTTCAACAAACAGCGGAAGGGCCAGGGAGCTAAGGATGTGCGGGAGAACCCCCGTGCCATGGCCAAGCTGCTACGGGAGGCGAATCGACTCAAAACCGTCCTGAGTGCCAACGCTGATCACATGGCACAG ATCGAGGGCCTGATGGATGATGTGGACTTCAAGGCGAAAGTGACCCGTGCGGAGTTTGAAGAGTTGTGTGCAGATTTATTTGAGCGGGTGCCCGGGCCTGTGCAGCAGGCCCTCCAGAGTGCCGAAATGAATTTG GATGAGGTTGAGCAGGTGATCCTGGTTGGTGGGGCCACTCGGGTCCCCAAAGTTCAGGAGGTGCTGTTGAAGGCTGTGGGCAA GGAGGAACTGGGGAAGAACATCAACGCAGACGAAGCAGCTGCTATGGGGGCTGTGTACCAGGCAGCCGCGCTCAGTAAAGCCTTCAAGGTGAAGCCGTTTGTAGTGCGAGATGCGGTGATCTACCCCATCCTG GTGGAGTTCAcgagggaggtggaggaggagccTGGGGTTCGCAGCCTGAAGCACAATAAGCGTGTTCTCTTCTCCCGAATGGGGCCCTACCCTCAACGCAAAGTCATCACCTTTAACCGCTACAACCATGACTTTAACTTCCACATCAACTATGGTGACCTGGGCTTCCTGGGGCCCGAGGATCTTCG GGTATTTGGCTCCCAGAATTTGACCACAGTGAAGCTGAAAGGTGTGGGTGAGAGCTTCAAGAAGTATCCCGACTACGAGTCTAAGGGCATCAAGGCTCACTTCAACCTGGATGAGAGTGGCGTGCTCAGCCTCCTCAGG GTGGAGTCTGTGTTTGAGACATTGGTGGAGGACAGCCCAGAGGAGGAATCTACCTTGACCA AACTTGGCAACACCATCTCCAGCCTGTTTGGAGGTGGTACCACACCAGACACTAAAGAGAATGGTACAGACACTGTCCAG gaggaagaggagagcccTGCTGAGGGGAGCAAGGATGAGCCTGGAGAGCAAGCGGAGCtcaaggaggaggtggaggcccCAGTGGAGGACACCTCGCCGCCCCCACCCACTGAGCCGAAGGAGGCTGCAGTTCCTGAGGAAGAAAAggccacagaaaaagaaaacgagGAAAAGCCTGAGGCCCAG AAGCCAAGTGAGAAAAAGGAGGCAGGGTCTGaggctgcccctccagccccagaggaagaaaagaagcagaagccTGCCCGGAAGCAAAGAATGGTAGAGGAGATTGGGGTGGAGCTGGTGGTTCTGGACCTGCCTGACTTGCCCGAGGATGAGCTGGCCCACTCAGTGCAAAA ACTTCAAGACTTGACGTCCCGAGACTTAGAGAAGCAGGAACGGGAAAAGGCTGCCAACAGCTTGGAAGCTTTTATCTTTGAGACCCAG GACAAACTGTACCAACCCGAGTACCAGGAAGTGTCCACAGAGGAGCAGCGCGAGGAGATCTCTGGGAAACTCGGCGCTGCCTCCGCCTGGCTGGAGGACGAGGGCTTTGGGGCCACCACAGTG ATGCTAAAGGAGAAGCTGACTGAGCTGAGGAAGCTATGCCACGGGTTGTTTTTTCGGGTAGAAGAGCGCAAGAAGTGGCCCGAACGGCTGGCTGCCCTTGATAATCTCCTCAACCATTCCAGCATGTTCCTCAA GGGCGCCCGGCTCATCCCAGAGATGGAGCAGATCTTCACTGAGGTGGAGATGACAACACTGGAGAAAGTCATCAACGAGACCTGG GCCTGGAAGAATGCGACCATGGCCGAGCAGGCCAAGCTTCCCACCACAGAGAAACCGGTGTTGCTCTCAAAAGACATCGAGGCCAAGATGATGGCCCTGGACCGTGAGGTGCAGTATCTGCTCAACAAGGCCAAGTTTACCAAGCCCCGGCCCCGACCCAAGGACAAGAATGCAACCCGGGCAGAGCCTCCCCTCAATGCCAGTGCCAGTGACCAAGCAGAGAAGGTCATCCCTCCACCAG GCCACACTGAAGATGCAAAGCCCATTTCAGAACCTGAGAAAGAGACTG GATCTGAACAGGCAGACACCGAACCTCTGGAGTTAGAAGGTCCTGGAGCAG caGAACCGGAACAGAAGGAGCAGCCGACAGGACAGAAGTGGACTTTGAAGAATGATGAATTATAA
- the HYOU1 gene encoding hypoxia up-regulated protein 1 isoform X4: protein MAATIRRQRPRRLACWALMALLLADLLALSDTLAVMSVDLGSESMKVAIVKPGVPMEIVLNKESRRKTPVTVTLKENERFFGDSAASMAIKNPKATLRYFQHLLGKQEGNPHVALYRARFPEHELGFDPQRQTVHFQISPQLQFSPEEVLGMVLNYSRSLAEDFAEQPIKDAVITVPAFFNQAERRAVLQAARMAGLKVLQLINDNTATALSYGVFRRKDINTTAQNVMFYDMGSGSTVCTIVTYQTVKTKEAGMQPQLQIRGVGFDRTLGGLEMELRLREHLARLFNKQRKGQGAKDVRENPRAMAKLLREANRLKTVLSANADHMAQIEGLMDDVDFKAKVTRAEFEELCADLFERVPGPVQQALQSAEMNLDEVEQVILVGGATRVPKVQEVLLKAVGKEELGKNINADEAAAMGAVYQAAALSKAFKVKPFVVRDAVIYPILVEFTREVEEEPGVRSLKHNKRVLFSRMGPYPQRKVITFNRYNHDFNFHINYGDLGFLGPEDLRVFGSQNLTTVKLKGVGESFKKYPDYESKGIKAHFNLDESGVLSLLRVESVFETLVEDSPEEESTLTKLGNTISSLFGGGTTPDTKENGTDTVQEEEESPAEGSKDEPGEQAELKEEVEAPVEDTSPPPPTEPKEAAVPEEEKATEKENEEKPEAQKPSEKKEAGSEAAPPAPEEEKKQKPARKQRMVEEIGVELVVLDLPDLPEDELAHSVQKLQDLTSRDLEKQEREKAANSLEAFIFETQDKLYQPEYQEVSTEEQREEISGKLGAASAWLEDEGFGATTVMLKEKLTELRKLCHGLFFRVEERKKWPERLAALDNLLNHSSMFLKGARLIPEMEQIFTEVEMTTLEKVINETWAWKNATMAEQAKLPTTEKPVLLSKDIEAKMMALDREVQYLLNKAKFTKPRPRPKDKNATRAEPPLNASASDQAEKVIPPPGHTEDAKPISEPEKETAGSEQADTEPLELEGPGAEPEQKEQPTGQKWTLKNDEL, encoded by the exons ATGGCAGCCACCATCAGGAGGCAGAGGCCGAGGAGGCTAGCCTGTTGGGCCTTGATGGCTCTGCTCTTGGCAGATCTGTTGGCACTGAGTG ACACGCTGGCAGTGATGTCTGTGGACCTGGGCAGCGAGTCCATGAAGGTGGCCATCGTCAAACCCGGAGTGCCCATGGAAATTGTCTTGAACAA GGAATCCCGGAGGAAAACCCCAGTGACTGTGaccctgaaagaaaatgaaagattctTTGGAGACAGTGCAGCAAGTATG GCCATCAAGAATCCAAAGGCGACACTGCGTTACTTCCAGCACCTCTtggggaagcaggagggaaaCCCCCATGTGGCCCTTTACAGAGCCCGTTTTCCAGAGCATGAGCTAGGCTTCGACCCACAGAGGCAGACTGTGCACTTCCAGATCAGTCC GCAGCTACAGTTCTCACCTGAGGAGGTACTTGGCATGGTTCTCAATTACTCACGTTCCCTGGCTGAAGATTTTGCAG AGCAGCCCATCAAGGATGCAGTGATCACCGTGCCAGCCTTCTTCAATCAGGCCGAGCGCCGAGCTGTGCTGCAGGCGGCTCGCATGGCTGGCCTCAAAGTGCTACAGCTCATCAATGACAACACCGCCACCGCCCTCAGCTACGGCGTCTTCCGCCGGAAAGATATCAACACCACTGCCCag AACGTCATGTTCTATGACATGGGCTCTGGCAGCACCGTGTGCACCATTGTCACCTACCAGACGGTGAAGACTAAGGAGGCGGGGATGCAGCCACAGCTGCAGATCCGGGGAGTGGG ATTTGACCGCACCCTGGGGGGCTTGGAGATGGAACTCCGGCTGCGTGAGCACCTGGCAAGGCTTTTCAACAAACAGCGGAAGGGCCAGGGAGCTAAGGATGTGCGGGAGAACCCCCGTGCCATGGCCAAGCTGCTACGGGAGGCGAATCGACTCAAAACCGTCCTGAGTGCCAACGCTGATCACATGGCACAG ATCGAGGGCCTGATGGATGATGTGGACTTCAAGGCGAAAGTGACCCGTGCGGAGTTTGAAGAGTTGTGTGCAGATTTATTTGAGCGGGTGCCCGGGCCTGTGCAGCAGGCCCTCCAGAGTGCCGAAATGAATTTG GATGAGGTTGAGCAGGTGATCCTGGTTGGTGGGGCCACTCGGGTCCCCAAAGTTCAGGAGGTGCTGTTGAAGGCTGTGGGCAA GGAGGAACTGGGGAAGAACATCAACGCAGACGAAGCAGCTGCTATGGGGGCTGTGTACCAGGCAGCCGCGCTCAGTAAAGCCTTCAAGGTGAAGCCGTTTGTAGTGCGAGATGCGGTGATCTACCCCATCCTG GTGGAGTTCAcgagggaggtggaggaggagccTGGGGTTCGCAGCCTGAAGCACAATAAGCGTGTTCTCTTCTCCCGAATGGGGCCCTACCCTCAACGCAAAGTCATCACCTTTAACCGCTACAACCATGACTTTAACTTCCACATCAACTATGGTGACCTGGGCTTCCTGGGGCCCGAGGATCTTCG GGTATTTGGCTCCCAGAATTTGACCACAGTGAAGCTGAAAGGTGTGGGTGAGAGCTTCAAGAAGTATCCCGACTACGAGTCTAAGGGCATCAAGGCTCACTTCAACCTGGATGAGAGTGGCGTGCTCAGCCTCCTCAGG GTGGAGTCTGTGTTTGAGACATTGGTGGAGGACAGCCCAGAGGAGGAATCTACCTTGACCA AACTTGGCAACACCATCTCCAGCCTGTTTGGAGGTGGTACCACACCAGACACTAAAGAGAATGGTACAGACACTGTCCAG gaggaagaggagagcccTGCTGAGGGGAGCAAGGATGAGCCTGGAGAGCAAGCGGAGCtcaaggaggaggtggaggcccCAGTGGAGGACACCTCGCCGCCCCCACCCACTGAGCCGAAGGAGGCTGCAGTTCCTGAGGAAGAAAAggccacagaaaaagaaaacgagGAAAAGCCTGAGGCCCAG AAGCCAAGTGAGAAAAAGGAGGCAGGGTCTGaggctgcccctccagccccagaggaagaaaagaagcagaagccTGCCCGGAAGCAAAGAATGGTAGAGGAGATTGGGGTGGAGCTGGTGGTTCTGGACCTGCCTGACTTGCCCGAGGATGAGCTGGCCCACTCAGTGCAAAA ACTTCAAGACTTGACGTCCCGAGACTTAGAGAAGCAGGAACGGGAAAAGGCTGCCAACAGCTTGGAAGCTTTTATCTTTGAGACCCAG GACAAACTGTACCAACCCGAGTACCAGGAAGTGTCCACAGAGGAGCAGCGCGAGGAGATCTCTGGGAAACTCGGCGCTGCCTCCGCCTGGCTGGAGGACGAGGGCTTTGGGGCCACCACAGTG ATGCTAAAGGAGAAGCTGACTGAGCTGAGGAAGCTATGCCACGGGTTGTTTTTTCGGGTAGAAGAGCGCAAGAAGTGGCCCGAACGGCTGGCTGCCCTTGATAATCTCCTCAACCATTCCAGCATGTTCCTCAA GGGCGCCCGGCTCATCCCAGAGATGGAGCAGATCTTCACTGAGGTGGAGATGACAACACTGGAGAAAGTCATCAACGAGACCTGG GCCTGGAAGAATGCGACCATGGCCGAGCAGGCCAAGCTTCCCACCACAGAGAAACCGGTGTTGCTCTCAAAAGACATCGAGGCCAAGATGATGGCCCTGGACCGTGAGGTGCAGTATCTGCTCAACAAGGCCAAGTTTACCAAGCCCCGGCCCCGACCCAAGGACAAGAATGCAACCCGGGCAGAGCCTCCCCTCAATGCCAGTGCCAGTGACCAAGCAGAGAAGGTCATCCCTCCACCAG GCCACACTGAAGATGCAAAGCCCATTTCAGAACCTGAGAAAGAGACTG CAGGATCTGAACAGGCAGACACCGAACCTCTGGAGTTAGAAGGTCCTGGAGCAG AACCGGAACAGAAGGAGCAGCCGACAGGACAGAAGTGGACTTTGAAGAATGATGAATTATAA